From a region of the Mucilaginibacter auburnensis genome:
- the ricT gene encoding regulatory iron-sulfur-containing complex subunit RicT, with protein sequence MGCGSCSTGGGCTPAGCKSNGSCLTNGCSKLDVYDWLSHMDMPVNYKPFSIIEVKFKGSRKEFYQNPDNVYLENGDLVVVEAATGGYDIGHVSVTGELVRMQMVKRRVKEEDVLKKIYRRATPADVDKWKAAKDLEWETMHSARKLALNLNLSMKLSDVDYQADKTKATFYYTAEGRVDFRELIKKMAESFRIRIEMRQIGMRQEASRLGGIGSCGRELCCSTWLTDFKTVSTSAARYQNLSLNTLKLAGQCGKLKCCLNYELDTYMDALKHIPDNVNYLKTAKGDARLQKTDIFKKIMWFSYPREESWIPLTLARVKEIQQMNREGVLPDDLVVLSEVVVAPPKVLDYENVVGQDSLTRLDERNRKKKSRNKNKNKQKPDSAGGAEAPAAGLQDKPREQRPQQQGPRPERGPRPEQGPRPERAPRPEQVSRPERAPRPEQGPRQEGAPRAEQQGPRPEGGGNPNRNRNKHRRNNNRNNNNNPNRGEQPAQ encoded by the coding sequence ATGGGATGTGGAAGTTGCTCAACCGGAGGCGGTTGTACGCCCGCGGGTTGCAAAAGTAATGGCTCATGCCTTACTAACGGATGCAGTAAATTAGACGTTTACGATTGGCTGTCGCATATGGACATGCCTGTTAACTATAAGCCTTTTTCTATTATAGAAGTTAAGTTCAAGGGGTCGCGTAAGGAGTTTTATCAAAACCCTGATAACGTTTACCTGGAGAACGGCGACCTCGTAGTTGTGGAAGCCGCTACCGGTGGCTATGACATTGGTCACGTATCTGTAACCGGTGAGCTGGTGCGCATGCAAATGGTAAAGCGCCGTGTTAAGGAAGAGGATGTTCTGAAGAAGATCTATCGCCGTGCTACACCTGCCGATGTAGATAAATGGAAGGCAGCCAAAGACCTGGAGTGGGAAACCATGCACAGCGCGCGCAAGCTGGCGCTCAACTTAAACCTGAGCATGAAGCTGAGCGATGTGGACTACCAGGCCGATAAAACCAAAGCCACTTTCTATTACACGGCCGAAGGCCGGGTTGACTTTAGGGAGCTGATCAAAAAAATGGCTGAGAGTTTCCGCATACGTATTGAGATGCGGCAGATAGGCATGCGCCAGGAAGCGAGCCGTTTAGGCGGTATTGGCTCATGTGGTAGGGAGTTATGCTGCTCTACCTGGTTAACTGATTTTAAAACGGTATCAACGTCGGCGGCACGTTATCAAAATCTTTCGCTAAATACGCTTAAACTGGCCGGACAATGCGGTAAGTTAAAATGCTGCCTTAACTACGAGCTGGATACTTACATGGATGCCCTGAAGCACATTCCTGATAATGTAAACTATCTCAAAACAGCTAAAGGCGATGCCCGATTGCAAAAAACCGACATCTTTAAAAAGATAATGTGGTTTAGCTATCCAAGGGAAGAATCGTGGATACCGCTAACGCTGGCACGCGTTAAAGAGATCCAGCAAATGAACCGTGAAGGCGTATTGCCTGATGATCTGGTAGTATTATCAGAAGTGGTTGTGGCTCCTCCAAAAGTATTGGATTATGAGAATGTTGTTGGCCAGGATAGCTTGACCCGTTTGGATGAGCGTAACCGCAAAAAGAAAAGCCGCAATAAAAACAAGAATAAGCAAAAACCGGATAGTGCCGGTGGCGCAGAAGCACCGGCAGCTGGCCTGCAGGATAAGCCAAGGGAGCAAAGACCACAGCAACAGGGGCCACGCCCCGAACGCGGCCCAAGACCAGAGCAGGGACCACGCCCTGAACGCGCACCAAGGCCGGAACAGGTATCACGCCCTGAACGTGCGCCACGACCGGAACAAGGTCCGAGACAGGAAGGTGCGCCACGCGCTGAGCAACAGGGGCCACGTCCCGAAGGCGGCGGCAACCCCAACAGGAACCGCAATAAACACCGTAGAAACAATAACCGCAATAATAATAACAACCCTAACCGCGGAGAACAGCCCGCTCAATAG
- a CDS encoding DNA polymerase III subunit, which yields MQFKHIVGQAAIKQRLITSVRENRVSHAQLFLGPEGSGSLALAVAYAQYLCCLDRQEDDSCGECSSCRKYQKLMHPDLHFSYPFFAKHKEDTAVTFIEQWREAFLSNPYLGLDNWRGYLDADNKQANINIAECHQIIKKLSLKPFESDYKVLILWLPEYLDKEGNALLKIIEEPQPNTLFILVAQNQDQILNTILSRTQLTKIVAPTFEEVKQYLIAEHNQTEHEASQMAYLCNGNVNEATMMLQQGNKSYHTLFVQWLRLCFGNKGIELVGFVEQLAKLGRENQKNFIRYGISFMRECGLLLAGAGELVRLPAAELETAQKMSAILNLNSVEAISGALEKAHYHVERNANPKIMFLDVSLQIVGFLKLKPTPAGDQYISR from the coding sequence ATGCAGTTCAAACACATTGTAGGGCAGGCCGCCATAAAGCAACGCTTGATCACATCGGTTCGGGAGAACAGGGTGAGCCATGCGCAGTTGTTTTTAGGGCCGGAGGGGTCGGGAAGTTTGGCGTTAGCTGTTGCTTATGCGCAGTATTTATGCTGTTTAGACCGGCAAGAAGACGACTCCTGCGGCGAATGTTCATCGTGCCGTAAGTATCAAAAACTGATGCATCCCGATCTGCATTTTTCTTATCCCTTTTTCGCGAAGCATAAAGAAGATACCGCCGTAACCTTTATTGAACAATGGCGCGAAGCGTTTTTATCTAACCCTTATTTGGGTTTGGATAACTGGCGCGGCTATTTGGATGCCGATAATAAACAAGCCAATATTAACATTGCCGAGTGCCATCAGATCATAAAAAAACTCAGCTTAAAGCCATTCGAGTCTGATTATAAAGTGCTCATTTTATGGCTGCCCGAATACCTGGACAAAGAAGGCAATGCGCTCCTGAAAATTATTGAGGAACCACAGCCTAACACGCTATTTATTTTGGTAGCCCAAAATCAGGACCAGATACTGAATACAATTCTTTCGCGCACGCAGCTAACAAAAATAGTTGCGCCAACTTTTGAGGAGGTGAAGCAATATTTGATTGCAGAGCATAATCAAACCGAACATGAGGCATCCCAAATGGCCTACCTATGCAATGGTAATGTAAACGAGGCTACCATGATGCTGCAGCAAGGCAACAAAAGCTATCATACGCTGTTTGTACAATGGTTGCGCCTGTGTTTTGGAAATAAGGGCATAGAGCTGGTTGGCTTTGTTGAGCAACTTGCCAAACTTGGGCGCGAAAATCAGAAAAACTTTATACGCTACGGCATCAGCTTTATGCGGGAGTGTGGTTTGTTATTGGCCGGTGCCGGTGAGTTGGTTAGATTGCCTGCGGCGGAATTGGAAACCGCTCAAAAAATGTCGGCTATATTAAATTTAAACTCCGTTGAGGCCATAAGCGGGGCGTTGGAGAAAGCCCATTATCATGTGGAGCGAAATGCAAATCCGAAAATTATGTTTTTAGATGTATCTTTACAAATTGTTGGATTTTTAAAATTAAAACCTACCCCTGCTGGGGATCAATATATATCAAGATAA
- a CDS encoding glucosaminidase domain-containing protein, with protein sequence MKKTLLIATLVISCFTVSAQTAKNTSQSYIEQFKDNAISIMRETGIPASIILGIAMHESGNGNSTIAQKLNNQFGIKGNSGSVYIKNKKKVRSAYKKYDSIFDSFADFARVITQRRDRGAISSELTATEYEKWVKSIQRSGYASSKKWAAQVLAIIRKHDLDELDQQPAQKQQIAQSVEAKQ encoded by the coding sequence ATGAAGAAAACCTTACTGATTGCCACATTGGTCATCTCTTGTTTTACTGTTTCTGCGCAAACCGCAAAGAACACTTCACAATCCTACATTGAACAATTCAAAGATAATGCCATAAGTATTATGCGCGAAACCGGCATACCGGCAAGCATAATTTTAGGTATAGCTATGCATGAATCGGGCAATGGCAACAGTACCATAGCCCAAAAACTGAACAATCAGTTTGGAATAAAGGGCAATAGCGGGTCTGTTTACATTAAAAACAAAAAGAAAGTACGCTCCGCCTACAAGAAATACGATTCTATATTTGACTCGTTTGCTGATTTTGCCCGCGTAATTACCCAGCGCCGTGACCGGGGAGCCATTTCATCTGAATTAACTGCTACCGAATACGAAAAATGGGTTAAAAGCATACAACGCAGCGGCTATGCAAGCAGTAAAAAATGGGCGGCACAGGTGCTGGCCATCATTCGCAAACATGATCTGGACGAGTTAGACCAACAGCCTGCTCAAAAACAGCAGATTGCCCAATCTGTTGAAGCAAAGCAATAG
- a CDS encoding gliding motility lipoprotein GldH translates to MKSSRLVYVLMAWFALALSACSDPGAVIDNNTEMPNKVWAYSNRVGYNFKIDDANASYNCYVNLRVTGNYKYSNLFVLITDPVKKNATTRYELKLAQPDGQWLGKGSGNLYSFRIPFKLNYKFPAAGSYYIRIEQNMRDNPLHEVSDVGLRVEKAK, encoded by the coding sequence ATGAAATCGAGTCGTTTGGTGTATGTTTTAATGGCTTGGTTTGCGCTGGCATTATCGGCTTGCTCTGACCCGGGTGCGGTTATTGATAACAATACCGAAATGCCTAACAAAGTGTGGGCTTACAGTAACCGCGTTGGCTACAATTTTAAAATTGATGATGCCAACGCCAGCTACAACTGCTACGTAAACCTGCGTGTAACCGGCAATTATAAATACTCCAACTTGTTTGTGCTGATAACCGATCCGGTTAAAAAGAATGCCACTACCCGTTATGAGCTAAAACTGGCCCAGCCCGACGGGCAATGGCTGGGCAAAGGCTCGGGTAATCTGTATAGCTTCCGAATACCGTTTAAGCTAAATTATAAGTTCCCTGCAGCCGGTTCTTATTACATCCGCATAGAACAAAACATGCGGGATAACCCGCTGCATGAGGTAAGCGATGTGGGTTTGCGGGTGGAGAAAGCAAAGTAA
- a CDS encoding O-methyltransferase, whose amino-acid sequence MNNRPEILPDDLQSYLDAHCEPEPDALKHINRETHLKVLKPNMLTGHYQGRVLSMLSKMLRPKRILEIGSFTGYATICLAEGLASDGIIHTIEANLEMEDMLRKHFSLTDVGKKIQLHLGPAEQVIDTIEEKTFDLVFIDADKKNNFRYFEIVFDKVRSGGLIIIDNVLWKGKVYGDENDADTQSFRQLNDRIAADTRVEKLILPVRDGLLVIQKK is encoded by the coding sequence ATGAACAACAGACCGGAGATACTTCCCGACGATTTACAATCCTACCTCGATGCCCATTGCGAGCCCGAGCCGGATGCTTTAAAACACATTAACCGCGAAACGCATTTAAAGGTATTAAAGCCAAACATGCTTACCGGGCACTATCAGGGCAGGGTGTTAAGCATGTTAAGTAAAATGCTGAGGCCCAAGCGCATTTTAGAGATTGGCAGTTTTACCGGCTATGCTACAATTTGTTTAGCCGAGGGCTTGGCATCGGATGGCATTATTCACACTATTGAAGCCAACCTTGAAATGGAAGACATGTTGCGCAAACATTTCTCGCTAACAGATGTTGGTAAAAAAATTCAGCTCCATTTAGGGCCTGCAGAGCAGGTTATTGACACAATTGAAGAGAAAACGTTTGATTTAGTGTTTATTGACGCGGATAAAAAGAATAATTTTCGTTACTTTGAAATTGTATTTGACAAAGTCAGATCTGGAGGACTAATAATAATTGATAATGTGTTGTGGAAAGGGAAGGTTTACGGCGACGAAAACGACGCTGATACCCAAAGCTTCCGACAACTAAATGACCGAATAGCCGCCGATACGAGGGTTGAAAAACTAATACTCCCGGTTCGTGATGGATTGCTGGTCATCCAAAAAAAGTAA
- the ruvX gene encoding Holliday junction resolvase RuvX produces MRLMAFDYGTKRIGIAVTDPLQIIATGLDNVHPNQIIEYLKKYLLTEQVERFIVGEPKQMDNTPSQSAQHVRGFVNLLKKTFPAIPIDMMDERFTSKMASAVIAQSGMGKKARQNKELVDTVSAVILLQSWMQQYR; encoded by the coding sequence ATGCGTCTAATGGCCTTTGATTATGGTACCAAGCGGATAGGTATAGCCGTTACCGACCCGTTGCAGATTATAGCAACAGGCCTGGACAACGTACACCCCAACCAGATTATTGAATACCTTAAAAAGTATCTGCTTACAGAACAGGTGGAGCGCTTTATTGTAGGTGAGCCCAAACAAATGGACAATACCCCCTCGCAATCCGCACAGCACGTAAGGGGCTTTGTAAATTTGCTGAAGAAAACTTTTCCGGCTATACCAATTGATATGATGGATGAGCGCTTTACGTCAAAAATGGCATCCGCAGTAATTGCCCAAAGCGGTATGGGTAAAAAGGCCCGGCAGAATAAGGAGTTGGTAGATACTGTGTCGGCAGTGATTTTATTGCAAAGCTGGATGCAGCAATACCGTTAA
- a CDS encoding tetratricopeptide repeat protein — MKYLFIAFLCAPFFSFAQSANTDSVKNENTVAYYTKVIDKTPKDADAYYKRGVAYRKLNKLKNALQDLDKAITLNSKDDDIWVERGIVKHDQENYDGAIADYTKAIAIKPTANAFYERALSKRWKGDYKSAIADYTQAIALDPKNDTYYLGRGIAKKLLEDYKSAIEDFTQTIALNDKSLNAFYHRALSKDGLEDYKGAIEDLNAALAINPNDEDCYYELGNVKKHMKDTDGAVAAYNKAIELYPGYNGAYNARGIIKFDKDDFTGALADYNKAIELNPKFASSYYNRGLVYDKLERSNDAIENYSTYIELEPTDPDGYFKRANAKLELDDDKGGIEDYNTVIKLDPKFRNAYHNRGVAKRNLDDYKGALADYNKAIELYAEDGSTFNNRGYVKHMLKDDKGACEDFKKGADLGDKDAADNLAEFCK; from the coding sequence ATGAAATACTTATTCATTGCCTTCCTTTGCGCGCCCTTTTTTTCATTTGCTCAGTCAGCAAATACCGATAGTGTAAAAAACGAAAATACCGTTGCCTATTACACCAAAGTAATTGATAAAACCCCTAAAGATGCTGATGCCTACTATAAAAGAGGTGTGGCTTACCGTAAACTTAATAAACTAAAAAACGCGCTTCAGGACCTGGATAAAGCCATAACCCTTAACTCAAAAGATGACGACATATGGGTTGAGCGCGGAATTGTTAAACATGACCAGGAAAATTATGACGGCGCTATTGCCGACTATACCAAAGCAATAGCCATAAAGCCTACCGCAAACGCTTTTTACGAGCGGGCCCTTTCTAAACGCTGGAAGGGTGATTATAAAAGCGCTATTGCGGATTACACACAAGCTATTGCGCTTGACCCGAAAAACGATACTTATTATTTAGGAAGAGGTATTGCCAAAAAACTTTTGGAAGATTATAAATCGGCTATTGAAGACTTTACGCAAACCATAGCTTTAAATGATAAAAGCCTGAATGCTTTCTACCATCGCGCGCTGTCAAAAGACGGATTGGAAGATTATAAAGGCGCCATTGAAGATTTAAATGCCGCGCTTGCCATTAACCCTAACGACGAGGATTGCTATTACGAGTTAGGCAATGTTAAGAAGCATATGAAAGATACGGATGGCGCTGTTGCTGCTTATAACAAGGCCATAGAGCTTTATCCGGGCTATAATGGCGCGTATAATGCACGAGGCATAATCAAATTTGATAAAGACGATTTTACCGGCGCCTTGGCAGATTATAATAAAGCCATTGAGCTTAACCCCAAATTTGCCAGCAGCTATTATAACCGCGGACTGGTATATGACAAGTTGGAACGATCAAATGACGCGATCGAGAATTATAGCACGTATATTGAACTGGAACCGACAGATCCGGACGGCTACTTTAAACGCGCCAACGCCAAACTGGAGTTAGACGATGATAAAGGTGGTATTGAAGATTACAACACCGTTATTAAATTAGACCCTAAATTTAGAAATGCCTATCACAACCGTGGCGTTGCCAAACGTAATCTGGATGACTATAAAGGCGCTTTAGCGGACTATAACAAAGCCATTGAACTGTATGCCGAAGACGGTAGTACTTTTAATAACCGCGGCTACGTAAAACATATGTTAAAGGATGACAAGGGTGCTTGCGAAGATTTTAAAAAAGGCGCTGACCTTGGCGACAAAGATGCGGCCGACAACCTGGCCGAGTTTTGTAAGTAA
- a CDS encoding DNA recombination protein RmuC — MDLVILAFALVVLVVAVVLFLKRPKAVGQISEEDFSRLKAEAEQLKISLAIAEQKALGVMAEKESITQLLKEEKERLLEELLSVRTNLDAANQSLESARSYYKSQQEKIQEQKGEIEQIRNHFQKEFENVAEKLLKEKSKEFIDVNRSNLDIILNPLKENLKAFEDKVDKVYNMEAAERNTMKGVITQLMELNKQISDEASNLTKALKGDNKKQGNWGEVILEKVLERSGLVRDREYRLQASITGLDGTRLQPDAIIDLPDNKHLVIDSKVSLIAYERLVNCDTEDERKLFSKAHVESIRGHVHNLSTKNYHDLYQINSPDFVLLFVPIESSFSLAVQIDSELFSDAWDKRVVIVSPSTLLATLRTIASMWKQERQNKNVLEIARLSGAMYDKFVGFVADMESIGKNIKQSQTAYDAALNKLTDGNGNLTRTAEKIRSLGAKANKQIDQKYIGDETEEEA, encoded by the coding sequence ATGGATCTGGTTATACTTGCTTTCGCTCTCGTTGTTCTGGTTGTTGCTGTAGTGTTGTTTCTGAAACGACCTAAAGCTGTTGGCCAAATTTCAGAAGAAGATTTTAGCCGTTTGAAAGCGGAAGCTGAGCAGCTTAAAATATCATTGGCCATTGCTGAGCAAAAAGCGCTTGGTGTTATGGCTGAAAAAGAAAGCATTACGCAACTGCTAAAGGAGGAGAAAGAACGCCTGCTTGAAGAACTATTGTCTGTACGCACCAATTTAGATGCAGCCAATCAGTCGTTGGAAAGTGCGCGTTCCTACTATAAATCTCAACAAGAGAAAATTCAGGAGCAAAAGGGGGAAATAGAGCAAATTCGCAATCACTTTCAAAAAGAATTTGAGAACGTTGCCGAAAAACTCCTTAAAGAGAAATCAAAAGAATTTATTGATGTAAACCGCAGCAATCTGGATATTATCCTCAATCCGCTTAAAGAAAACCTGAAAGCATTTGAAGACAAAGTGGATAAGGTTTACAACATGGAAGCCGCCGAACGCAATACCATGAAGGGGGTAATAACCCAGTTAATGGAGCTGAACAAGCAAATAAGCGACGAGGCCAGCAACCTGACCAAAGCCCTAAAAGGCGACAATAAAAAACAGGGTAACTGGGGAGAGGTGATACTGGAGAAAGTACTGGAACGCTCGGGCCTGGTGCGCGACAGGGAGTACCGCCTGCAGGCCAGTATAACCGGCCTGGATGGCACCCGCTTACAGCCGGATGCTATTATTGACCTGCCGGATAACAAACACCTTGTGATCGACTCAAAAGTATCATTAATAGCTTATGAGCGTTTGGTGAATTGCGATACCGAAGATGAAAGGAAACTGTTCTCAAAAGCACACGTGGAGTCCATCCGTGGGCATGTGCATAACCTGTCCACCAAAAATTATCACGATCTGTACCAGATCAACTCGCCCGATTTTGTGTTGCTTTTTGTTCCAATAGAATCGTCATTCAGTTTGGCGGTTCAGATAGATTCGGAGCTTTTCAGCGATGCGTGGGATAAACGGGTGGTAATTGTAAGTCCTTCTACCCTGCTGGCCACCCTGCGCACCATTGCCAGCATGTGGAAACAGGAACGTCAGAATAAAAACGTGTTGGAAATTGCCCGTTTAAGCGGCGCTATGTATGATAAATTTGTTGGCTTTGTTGCCGATATGGAAAGCATTGGCAAAAACATTAAACAAAGCCAAACCGCGTATGACGCCGCATTGAATAAACTGACTGATGGCAACGGTAACCTAACCCGTACAGCTGAGAAAATACGCAGCCTTGGCGCTAAGGCTAATAAGCAGATAGACCAGAAATACATTGGTGATGAAACAGAAGAGGAGGCTTAA